One Myxococcota bacterium DNA segment encodes these proteins:
- a CDS encoding FtsX-like permease family protein: MIESPAYQIVNWVAWGAGALLGGGVFAAFVYLFCGEGRFNPSFAYEGLMARRFLMAKRSHKAVSIITLISILAVMGACAGMVVVMSVMNGFSGDFRDKILGSNPHVMLMRYGHEFSDYEMVTQKTKALPGVLSARPFILGEGMLSSKYNMSGVVLKGILEPDADLQKSIKEGKWDFEGGQGIVIGLEMAKNLKVFLGDAVSLVSPLGELGPTGLLPKTKTFRVSALFNTGMYEYDSKFAYVSLKSAQSLFGLGDAVTGVEYKIANPELANVVSDAIDRILGGYPFYARDWMEMNRPLFSALKLEKIAMFIILMTLMAMASLLILVTLIMVVLEKGKEIAILKSMGATDVSIMKIFVAYGLTIGSIGTALGLAIGLGLCAILQYFGIGLDAEVYYISQIPVRVDGFEVLYVTLGALVVSFLATVPPAWFAARLKPVDGLRS; this comes from the coding sequence TACCTGTTCTGCGGCGAAGGGCGATTTAACCCATCTTTTGCTTATGAAGGTTTGATGGCTCGCCGGTTTTTGATGGCGAAGCGAAGTCACAAAGCGGTATCGATTATTACTTTGATTTCAATTTTGGCTGTCATGGGCGCATGCGCGGGCATGGTTGTGGTCATGAGCGTTATGAACGGATTTTCGGGCGACTTTCGGGACAAGATTTTGGGATCGAACCCGCATGTGATGTTGATGCGTTACGGGCACGAGTTTTCTGATTATGAAATGGTTACTCAAAAGACCAAAGCTTTGCCCGGGGTGCTCAGTGCTAGGCCGTTTATTTTGGGCGAAGGGATGTTGTCTTCCAAGTACAACATGAGCGGCGTGGTGCTTAAGGGTATTTTGGAGCCAGACGCTGATTTGCAGAAAAGCATCAAAGAAGGAAAGTGGGATTTTGAAGGCGGACAGGGCATCGTGATTGGCCTTGAGATGGCTAAAAATCTTAAGGTGTTTTTGGGTGATGCCGTGAGCTTGGTTAGCCCTTTGGGCGAGTTGGGCCCGACAGGTTTGTTGCCTAAGACTAAGACTTTTAGGGTTTCCGCCCTGTTTAATACGGGCATGTATGAGTACGATTCGAAGTTCGCGTATGTTTCTTTGAAAAGCGCGCAGAGTTTGTTTGGGTTGGGCGATGCCGTTACAGGTGTTGAGTATAAAATCGCTAATCCTGAGCTGGCGAATGTTGTTTCTGATGCCATTGACCGCATTTTGGGCGGGTATCCGTTTTATGCGCGGGATTGGATGGAGATGAATCGGCCACTTTTCTCTGCGTTGAAGCTAGAAAAAATTGCCATGTTTATTATCTTGATGACTTTGATGGCGATGGCCAGTTTGTTGATTTTGGTGACGCTGATTATGGTCGTTTTGGAAAAAGGCAAAGAGATTGCCATTTTGAAAAGCATGGGCGCGACCGATGTGTCGATTATGAAAATCTTCGTGGCTTATGGATTGACCATTGGCAGTATTGGCACGGCGCTTGGACTGGCGATTGGTCTGGGGCTTTGCGCGATATTGCAATATTTTGGCATTGGGCTGGACGCAGAAGTTTATTATATTAGCCAGATTCCTGTGCGTGTCGATGGGTTTGAAGTGCTGTACGTGACCCTGGGTGCTTTGGTGGTTAGCTTTTTAGCCACTGTGCCGCCGGCTTGGTTT